The following are encoded in a window of Ictalurus punctatus breed USDA103 chromosome 13, Coco_2.0, whole genome shotgun sequence genomic DNA:
- the ablim1b gene encoding actin-binding LIM protein 1 isoform X9: MVMVKEKVAHPQEAHRPPEKLVIQCYKCREPCKGEVLRVQSKHFHIKCFTCKVCGCDLAQGGFFMKNGEYLCTLDYQRLHGTRCHGCGNFVEGEVVTALGKTYHPTCFVCTICKRPFPAGDRVTFNGKDCLCQHCIQPMSPPPKDISASSNCAGCGRDIKNGQALLALDRQWHLGCFKCKACGKVLSGEYISKDGAPYCERDYQIHFGVQCEACHQYITGRVLEAGDKYYHPSCARCSRCNQMFTEGEEMYLQGSTVWHPDCKSNIKVEEKYREAQQRPGRKPRPFVIFLPLSKCESQCKTKGRGGSARGVRPLRRTEPTRSSSESICSRPGSSIPGSPGHTIYAKVDNEIIDYKDLAAIPRVKAIYDIERPDMISYESLHSTSSTLERQGRHSPGECQSTTGDQSPNRGHIKTMPQDASPMSAETSPRTLSPTPSAEGCYDIRERIMQRSTSQGSISSPMYSRHNYIPTLSKTPQHFHRPGMLKLCSSLRSSNSDNRPTSPFRHHFLPHNKGTEPSSGRSSPLSSRSATPTLFLTPKHFHVPDQGMNMYRKPPIYKQHAALAAQSKFAGDIIKSSKFPAAQAPRPDETAKIETDYWPCPPSLATLGSDMRSRSRDEEEEEQFKRRQLQEDHLSKIQSGLGKLILKEEMEKEMNKERYARSVAAQRYEPQHSNYAADPNSPTSKTSSLPGYGRNGLLRSTEFSQYNSYGDVCGGQRDFKVRE, translated from the exons TGTGTGGTTGTGACCTGGCACAAGGTGGTTTCTTCATGAAGAATGGCGAGTATCTGTGCACACTGGACTACCAAAGGCTGCATGGAACACGCTGCCATGGCTGTGGGAACTTTGTTGAAGGAGAGGTGGTGACGGCCCTCGGGAAGACCTACCACCCCACCTGCTTCGTCTGCACCATCTGCAA ACGGCCATTTCCTGCTGGAGACCGCGTCACATTCAATGGAAAGGACTGTCTCTGCCAGCACTGCATCCAGCCAATGTCTCCTCCTCCCAAAGACATCAGTGCTTCCAGCA acTGTGCAGGCTGTGGCAGGGATATTAAAAATGGACAGGCTCTGCTAGCTTTGGACAGACAGTGGCATCTCGGCTGCTTCAAGTGCAAGGCCTGTGGCAAAGTTCTGAGTGGCGAATATATCAGCAA GGATGGTGCACCGTACTGTGAGAGAGACTACCAGATCCACTTTGGTGTGCAGTGTGAAGCCTGTCATCAGTATATAACGGGGAGGGTTCTGGAG GCAGGCGATAAATACTACCACCCCAGCTGTGCACGATGCAGCCGGTGCAACCAGATGTTCACGGAGGGGGAGGAGATGTACCTGCAAG GCTCTACAGTGTGGCATCCAGACTGTAAGAGCAACATCAAAGTAGAAGAGAAGTACAGG GAAGCACAACAGCGACCTGGCAGAAAGCCCCGTCCTTTTGTTATCTTTTTGCCCCTGTCTAAATGTGAGTCTCAGTGTAAGACGAAGGGCCGGGGTGGCTCTGCTCGAGGCGTACGTCCCCTGCGCAGGACGGAG CCCACAAGGTCTTCGTCGGAGAGTATCTGTTCTCGGCCGGGTTCCAGCATCCCCGGCTCTCCTGGTCACACCATCTAT GCAAAAGTAGACAATGAGATCATTGATTACAAGGACCTAGCAGCCATCCCCCGAGTCAAGGCCATTTATGACATAGAACGTCCAGACATGATATCCTACGAGTCTCTGCACTCCACCTCCTCTACCCTGGAGAGACAGGGCAGACACAGCCCTGGAGAG TGCCAGAGTACTACAGGTGACCAATCCCCCAACAGAGGCCAtattaaa ACCATGCCGCAAGATGCCTCCCCCATGTCAGCTGAGACT TCACCAAGAACCCTGTCTCCCACCCCGTCTGCTGAG GGCTGTTATGACATTCGAGAACGCATCATGCAACGATCCACCAGCCAGGGCTCCATCAGCTCCCCGATGTACAGCCGACACAACTACATACCTACACTGTCTAAGACACCACAGCACTTCCACAGACCAG GAATGCTGAAGCTCTGCTCCTCTTTGCGCTCTAGCAACAGTGACAACCGTCCCACTTCCCCTTTCCGACATCACTTCCTCCCCCATAACAAAG GCACTGAGCCATCAAGTGGCCGGAGTTCTCCCTTGTCCTCTCGCTCGGCCACCCCGACCCTCTTTCTGACCCCTAAACATTTCCACGTCCCAG ACCAAGGCATGAACATGTACAGAAAGCCACCAATCTACAAACAACATG CTGCACTCGCAGCCCAAAGCAAGTTTGCTGGTGACATCATCAAATCTTCCAAGTTCCCTGCTGCTCAAGCACCCCGACCGGATGAAACAGCAAAGATTGAGACTGACTACTGGCCCTGCCCTCCCTCCCTTGCAACCCTAG GTTCAGATATGAGGAGTCGCTCGcgagatgaagaggaggaggaacaaTTCAAACGAAGACAGCTCCAAGAAGATCATCTTAGCAAG ATCCAGTCTGGTCTTGGGAAGCTCATTTTGAaggaggagatggagaaggAAATGAACAAAGAGAGATATGCTCGCAGTGTGGCAGCCCAGCGGTACGAGCCTCAGCACTCCAACTATGCTGCAG ATCCCAACTCTCCCACGTCTAAAACCTCTTCACTGCCAGGATATGGACGCAACGGCCTTCTTCGG TCGACAGAATTCTCTCAGTATAACAGTTACGGGGATGTGTGTGGAGGTCAGAGAG ATTTCAAGGTACGTGAATGA
- the ablim1b gene encoding actin-binding LIM protein 1 isoform X18, with product MVMVKEKVAHPQEAHRPPEKLVIQCYKCREPCKGEVLRVQSKHFHIKCFTCKVCGCDLAQGGFFMKNGEYLCTLDYQRLHGTRCHGCGNFVEGEVVTALGKTYHPTCFVCTICKRPFPAGDRVTFNGKDCLCQHCIQPMSPPPKDISASSNCAGCGRDIKNGQALLALDRQWHLGCFKCKACGKVLSGEYISKDGAPYCERDYQIHFGVQCEACHQYITGRVLEAGDKYYHPSCARCSRCNQMFTEGEEMYLQGSTVWHPDCKSNIKVEEKYREAQQRPGRKPRPFVIFLPLSKCESQCKTKGRGGSARGVRPLRRTEPTRSSSESICSRPGSSIPGSPGHTIYAKVDNEIIDYKDLAAIPRVKAIYDIERPDMISYESLHSTSSTLERQGRHSPGECQSTTGDQSPNRGHIKTMPQDASPMSAETSPRTLSPTPSAEGCYDIRERIMQRSTSQGSISSPMYSRHNYIPTLSKTPQHFHRPDQGMNMYRKPPIYKQHAALAAQSKFAGDIIKSSKFPAAQAPRPDETAKIETDYWPCPPSLATLGSDMRSRSRDEEEEEQFKRRQLQEDHLSKIQSGLGKLILKEEMEKEMNKERYARSVAAQRYEPQHSNYAADPNSPTSKTSSLPGYGRNGLLRSTEFSQYNSYGDVCGGQRDFKVRE from the exons TGTGTGGTTGTGACCTGGCACAAGGTGGTTTCTTCATGAAGAATGGCGAGTATCTGTGCACACTGGACTACCAAAGGCTGCATGGAACACGCTGCCATGGCTGTGGGAACTTTGTTGAAGGAGAGGTGGTGACGGCCCTCGGGAAGACCTACCACCCCACCTGCTTCGTCTGCACCATCTGCAA ACGGCCATTTCCTGCTGGAGACCGCGTCACATTCAATGGAAAGGACTGTCTCTGCCAGCACTGCATCCAGCCAATGTCTCCTCCTCCCAAAGACATCAGTGCTTCCAGCA acTGTGCAGGCTGTGGCAGGGATATTAAAAATGGACAGGCTCTGCTAGCTTTGGACAGACAGTGGCATCTCGGCTGCTTCAAGTGCAAGGCCTGTGGCAAAGTTCTGAGTGGCGAATATATCAGCAA GGATGGTGCACCGTACTGTGAGAGAGACTACCAGATCCACTTTGGTGTGCAGTGTGAAGCCTGTCATCAGTATATAACGGGGAGGGTTCTGGAG GCAGGCGATAAATACTACCACCCCAGCTGTGCACGATGCAGCCGGTGCAACCAGATGTTCACGGAGGGGGAGGAGATGTACCTGCAAG GCTCTACAGTGTGGCATCCAGACTGTAAGAGCAACATCAAAGTAGAAGAGAAGTACAGG GAAGCACAACAGCGACCTGGCAGAAAGCCCCGTCCTTTTGTTATCTTTTTGCCCCTGTCTAAATGTGAGTCTCAGTGTAAGACGAAGGGCCGGGGTGGCTCTGCTCGAGGCGTACGTCCCCTGCGCAGGACGGAG CCCACAAGGTCTTCGTCGGAGAGTATCTGTTCTCGGCCGGGTTCCAGCATCCCCGGCTCTCCTGGTCACACCATCTAT GCAAAAGTAGACAATGAGATCATTGATTACAAGGACCTAGCAGCCATCCCCCGAGTCAAGGCCATTTATGACATAGAACGTCCAGACATGATATCCTACGAGTCTCTGCACTCCACCTCCTCTACCCTGGAGAGACAGGGCAGACACAGCCCTGGAGAG TGCCAGAGTACTACAGGTGACCAATCCCCCAACAGAGGCCAtattaaa ACCATGCCGCAAGATGCCTCCCCCATGTCAGCTGAGACT TCACCAAGAACCCTGTCTCCCACCCCGTCTGCTGAG GGCTGTTATGACATTCGAGAACGCATCATGCAACGATCCACCAGCCAGGGCTCCATCAGCTCCCCGATGTACAGCCGACACAACTACATACCTACACTGTCTAAGACACCACAGCACTTCCACAGACCAG ACCAAGGCATGAACATGTACAGAAAGCCACCAATCTACAAACAACATG CTGCACTCGCAGCCCAAAGCAAGTTTGCTGGTGACATCATCAAATCTTCCAAGTTCCCTGCTGCTCAAGCACCCCGACCGGATGAAACAGCAAAGATTGAGACTGACTACTGGCCCTGCCCTCCCTCCCTTGCAACCCTAG GTTCAGATATGAGGAGTCGCTCGcgagatgaagaggaggaggaacaaTTCAAACGAAGACAGCTCCAAGAAGATCATCTTAGCAAG ATCCAGTCTGGTCTTGGGAAGCTCATTTTGAaggaggagatggagaaggAAATGAACAAAGAGAGATATGCTCGCAGTGTGGCAGCCCAGCGGTACGAGCCTCAGCACTCCAACTATGCTGCAG ATCCCAACTCTCCCACGTCTAAAACCTCTTCACTGCCAGGATATGGACGCAACGGCCTTCTTCGG TCGACAGAATTCTCTCAGTATAACAGTTACGGGGATGTGTGTGGAGGTCAGAGAG ATTTCAAGGTACGTGAATGA
- the ablim1b gene encoding actin-binding LIM protein 1 isoform X20 → MVMVKEKVAHPQEAHRPPEKLVIQCYKCREPCKGEVLRVQSKHFHIKCFTCKVCGCDLAQGGFFMKNGEYLCTLDYQRLHGTRCHGCGNFVEGEVVTALGKTYHPTCFVCTICKRPFPAGDRVTFNGKDCLCQHCIQPMSPPPKDISASSNCAGCGRDIKNGQALLALDRQWHLGCFKCKACGKVLSGEYISKDGAPYCERDYQIHFGVQCEACHQYITGRVLEAGDKYYHPSCARCSRCNQMFTEGEEMYLQGSTVWHPDCKSNIKVEEKYREAQQRPGRKPRPFVIFLPLSKCESQCKTKGRGGSARGVRPLRRTEPTRSSSESICSRPGSSIPGSPGHTIYAKVDNEIIDYKDLAAIPRVKAIYDIERPDMISYESLHSTSSTLERQGRHSPGECQSTTGDQSPNRGHIKTMPQDASPMSAETSPRTLSPTPSAEGCYDIRERIMQRSTSQGSISSPMYSRHNYIPTLSKTPQHFHRPDQGMNMYRKPPIYKQHAQSKFAGDIIKSSKFPAAQAPRPDETAKIETDYWPCPPSLATLGSDMRSRSRDEEEEEQFKRRQLQEDHLSKIQSGLGKLILKEEMEKEMNKERYARSVAAQRYEPQHSNYAADPNSPTSKTSSLPGYGRNGLLRSTEFSQYNSYGDVCGGQRDFKVRE, encoded by the exons TGTGTGGTTGTGACCTGGCACAAGGTGGTTTCTTCATGAAGAATGGCGAGTATCTGTGCACACTGGACTACCAAAGGCTGCATGGAACACGCTGCCATGGCTGTGGGAACTTTGTTGAAGGAGAGGTGGTGACGGCCCTCGGGAAGACCTACCACCCCACCTGCTTCGTCTGCACCATCTGCAA ACGGCCATTTCCTGCTGGAGACCGCGTCACATTCAATGGAAAGGACTGTCTCTGCCAGCACTGCATCCAGCCAATGTCTCCTCCTCCCAAAGACATCAGTGCTTCCAGCA acTGTGCAGGCTGTGGCAGGGATATTAAAAATGGACAGGCTCTGCTAGCTTTGGACAGACAGTGGCATCTCGGCTGCTTCAAGTGCAAGGCCTGTGGCAAAGTTCTGAGTGGCGAATATATCAGCAA GGATGGTGCACCGTACTGTGAGAGAGACTACCAGATCCACTTTGGTGTGCAGTGTGAAGCCTGTCATCAGTATATAACGGGGAGGGTTCTGGAG GCAGGCGATAAATACTACCACCCCAGCTGTGCACGATGCAGCCGGTGCAACCAGATGTTCACGGAGGGGGAGGAGATGTACCTGCAAG GCTCTACAGTGTGGCATCCAGACTGTAAGAGCAACATCAAAGTAGAAGAGAAGTACAGG GAAGCACAACAGCGACCTGGCAGAAAGCCCCGTCCTTTTGTTATCTTTTTGCCCCTGTCTAAATGTGAGTCTCAGTGTAAGACGAAGGGCCGGGGTGGCTCTGCTCGAGGCGTACGTCCCCTGCGCAGGACGGAG CCCACAAGGTCTTCGTCGGAGAGTATCTGTTCTCGGCCGGGTTCCAGCATCCCCGGCTCTCCTGGTCACACCATCTAT GCAAAAGTAGACAATGAGATCATTGATTACAAGGACCTAGCAGCCATCCCCCGAGTCAAGGCCATTTATGACATAGAACGTCCAGACATGATATCCTACGAGTCTCTGCACTCCACCTCCTCTACCCTGGAGAGACAGGGCAGACACAGCCCTGGAGAG TGCCAGAGTACTACAGGTGACCAATCCCCCAACAGAGGCCAtattaaa ACCATGCCGCAAGATGCCTCCCCCATGTCAGCTGAGACT TCACCAAGAACCCTGTCTCCCACCCCGTCTGCTGAG GGCTGTTATGACATTCGAGAACGCATCATGCAACGATCCACCAGCCAGGGCTCCATCAGCTCCCCGATGTACAGCCGACACAACTACATACCTACACTGTCTAAGACACCACAGCACTTCCACAGACCAG ACCAAGGCATGAACATGTACAGAAAGCCACCAATCTACAAACAACATG CCCAAAGCAAGTTTGCTGGTGACATCATCAAATCTTCCAAGTTCCCTGCTGCTCAAGCACCCCGACCGGATGAAACAGCAAAGATTGAGACTGACTACTGGCCCTGCCCTCCCTCCCTTGCAACCCTAG GTTCAGATATGAGGAGTCGCTCGcgagatgaagaggaggaggaacaaTTCAAACGAAGACAGCTCCAAGAAGATCATCTTAGCAAG ATCCAGTCTGGTCTTGGGAAGCTCATTTTGAaggaggagatggagaaggAAATGAACAAAGAGAGATATGCTCGCAGTGTGGCAGCCCAGCGGTACGAGCCTCAGCACTCCAACTATGCTGCAG ATCCCAACTCTCCCACGTCTAAAACCTCTTCACTGCCAGGATATGGACGCAACGGCCTTCTTCGG TCGACAGAATTCTCTCAGTATAACAGTTACGGGGATGTGTGTGGAGGTCAGAGAG ATTTCAAGGTACGTGAATGA
- the ablim1b gene encoding actin-binding LIM protein 1 isoform X13, which produces MVMVKEKVAHPQEAHRPPEKLVIQCYKCREPCKGEVLRVQSKHFHIKCFTCKVCGCDLAQGGFFMKNGEYLCTLDYQRLHGTRCHGCGNFVEGEVVTALGKTYHPTCFVCTICKRPFPAGDRVTFNGKDCLCQHCIQPMSPPPKDISASSNCAGCGRDIKNGQALLALDRQWHLGCFKCKACGKVLSGEYISKDGAPYCERDYQIHFGVQCEACHQYITGRVLEAGDKYYHPSCARCSRCNQMFTEGEEMYLQGSTVWHPDCKSNIKVEEKYREAQQRPGRKPRPFVIFLPLSKCESQCKTKGRGGSARGVRPLRRTEPTRSSSESICSRPGSSIPGSPGHTIYAKVDNEIIDYKDLAAIPRVKAIYDIERPDMISYESLHSTSSTLERQGRHSPGECQSTTGDQSPNRGHIKTMPQDASPMSAETSPRTLSPTPSAEGCYDIRERIMQRSTSQGSISSPMYSRHNYIPTLSKTPQHFHRPGTEPSSGRSSPLSSRSATPTLFLTPKHFHVPDQGMNMYRKPPIYKQHDSAALAAQSKFAGDIIKSSKFPAAQAPRPDETAKIETDYWPCPPSLATLGSDMRSRSRDEEEEEQFKRRQLQEDHLSKIQSGLGKLILKEEMEKEMNKERYARSVAAQRYEPQHSNYAADPNSPTSKTSSLPGYGRNGLLRSTEFSQYNSYGDVCGGQRDFKVRE; this is translated from the exons TGTGTGGTTGTGACCTGGCACAAGGTGGTTTCTTCATGAAGAATGGCGAGTATCTGTGCACACTGGACTACCAAAGGCTGCATGGAACACGCTGCCATGGCTGTGGGAACTTTGTTGAAGGAGAGGTGGTGACGGCCCTCGGGAAGACCTACCACCCCACCTGCTTCGTCTGCACCATCTGCAA ACGGCCATTTCCTGCTGGAGACCGCGTCACATTCAATGGAAAGGACTGTCTCTGCCAGCACTGCATCCAGCCAATGTCTCCTCCTCCCAAAGACATCAGTGCTTCCAGCA acTGTGCAGGCTGTGGCAGGGATATTAAAAATGGACAGGCTCTGCTAGCTTTGGACAGACAGTGGCATCTCGGCTGCTTCAAGTGCAAGGCCTGTGGCAAAGTTCTGAGTGGCGAATATATCAGCAA GGATGGTGCACCGTACTGTGAGAGAGACTACCAGATCCACTTTGGTGTGCAGTGTGAAGCCTGTCATCAGTATATAACGGGGAGGGTTCTGGAG GCAGGCGATAAATACTACCACCCCAGCTGTGCACGATGCAGCCGGTGCAACCAGATGTTCACGGAGGGGGAGGAGATGTACCTGCAAG GCTCTACAGTGTGGCATCCAGACTGTAAGAGCAACATCAAAGTAGAAGAGAAGTACAGG GAAGCACAACAGCGACCTGGCAGAAAGCCCCGTCCTTTTGTTATCTTTTTGCCCCTGTCTAAATGTGAGTCTCAGTGTAAGACGAAGGGCCGGGGTGGCTCTGCTCGAGGCGTACGTCCCCTGCGCAGGACGGAG CCCACAAGGTCTTCGTCGGAGAGTATCTGTTCTCGGCCGGGTTCCAGCATCCCCGGCTCTCCTGGTCACACCATCTAT GCAAAAGTAGACAATGAGATCATTGATTACAAGGACCTAGCAGCCATCCCCCGAGTCAAGGCCATTTATGACATAGAACGTCCAGACATGATATCCTACGAGTCTCTGCACTCCACCTCCTCTACCCTGGAGAGACAGGGCAGACACAGCCCTGGAGAG TGCCAGAGTACTACAGGTGACCAATCCCCCAACAGAGGCCAtattaaa ACCATGCCGCAAGATGCCTCCCCCATGTCAGCTGAGACT TCACCAAGAACCCTGTCTCCCACCCCGTCTGCTGAG GGCTGTTATGACATTCGAGAACGCATCATGCAACGATCCACCAGCCAGGGCTCCATCAGCTCCCCGATGTACAGCCGACACAACTACATACCTACACTGTCTAAGACACCACAGCACTTCCACAGACCAG GCACTGAGCCATCAAGTGGCCGGAGTTCTCCCTTGTCCTCTCGCTCGGCCACCCCGACCCTCTTTCTGACCCCTAAACATTTCCACGTCCCAG ACCAAGGCATGAACATGTACAGAAAGCCACCAATCTACAAACAACATG ATTCAGCTGCACTCGCAGCCCAAAGCAAGTTTGCTGGTGACATCATCAAATCTTCCAAGTTCCCTGCTGCTCAAGCACCCCGACCGGATGAAACAGCAAAGATTGAGACTGACTACTGGCCCTGCCCTCCCTCCCTTGCAACCCTAG GTTCAGATATGAGGAGTCGCTCGcgagatgaagaggaggaggaacaaTTCAAACGAAGACAGCTCCAAGAAGATCATCTTAGCAAG ATCCAGTCTGGTCTTGGGAAGCTCATTTTGAaggaggagatggagaaggAAATGAACAAAGAGAGATATGCTCGCAGTGTGGCAGCCCAGCGGTACGAGCCTCAGCACTCCAACTATGCTGCAG ATCCCAACTCTCCCACGTCTAAAACCTCTTCACTGCCAGGATATGGACGCAACGGCCTTCTTCGG TCGACAGAATTCTCTCAGTATAACAGTTACGGGGATGTGTGTGGAGGTCAGAGAG ATTTCAAGGTACGTGAATGA
- the ablim1b gene encoding actin-binding LIM protein 1 isoform X12, which produces MVMVKEKVAHPQEAHRPPEKLVIQCYKCREPCKGEVLRVQSKHFHIKCFTCKVCGCDLAQGGFFMKNGEYLCTLDYQRLHGTRCHGCGNFVEGEVVTALGKTYHPTCFVCTICKRPFPAGDRVTFNGKDCLCQHCIQPMSPPPKDISASSNCAGCGRDIKNGQALLALDRQWHLGCFKCKACGKVLSGEYISKDGAPYCERDYQIHFGVQCEACHQYITGRVLEAGDKYYHPSCARCSRCNQMFTEGEEMYLQGSTVWHPDCKSNIKVEEKYRLLPPSVTSLHQSERQPTRSSSESICSRPGSSIPGSPGHTIYAKVDNEIIDYKDLAAIPRVKAIYDIERPDMISYESLHSTSSTLERQGRHSPGECQSTTGDQSPNRGHIKTMPQDASPMSAETSPRTLSPTPSAEGCYDIRERIMQRSTSQGSISSPMYSRHNYIPTLSKTPQHFHRPAGMLKLCSSLRSSNSDNRPTSPFRHHFLPHNKDSFCIGTEPSSGRSSPLSSRSATPTLFLTPKHFHVPDQGMNMYRKPPIYKQHDSAALAAQSKFAGDIIKSSKFPAAQAPRPDETAKIETDYWPCPPSLATLGSDMRSRSRDEEEEEQFKRRQLQEDHLSKIQSGLGKLILKEEMEKEMNKERYARSVAAQRYEPQHSNYAADPNSPTSKTSSLPGYGRNGLLRSTEFSQYNSYGDVCGGQRDFKVRE; this is translated from the exons TGTGTGGTTGTGACCTGGCACAAGGTGGTTTCTTCATGAAGAATGGCGAGTATCTGTGCACACTGGACTACCAAAGGCTGCATGGAACACGCTGCCATGGCTGTGGGAACTTTGTTGAAGGAGAGGTGGTGACGGCCCTCGGGAAGACCTACCACCCCACCTGCTTCGTCTGCACCATCTGCAA ACGGCCATTTCCTGCTGGAGACCGCGTCACATTCAATGGAAAGGACTGTCTCTGCCAGCACTGCATCCAGCCAATGTCTCCTCCTCCCAAAGACATCAGTGCTTCCAGCA acTGTGCAGGCTGTGGCAGGGATATTAAAAATGGACAGGCTCTGCTAGCTTTGGACAGACAGTGGCATCTCGGCTGCTTCAAGTGCAAGGCCTGTGGCAAAGTTCTGAGTGGCGAATATATCAGCAA GGATGGTGCACCGTACTGTGAGAGAGACTACCAGATCCACTTTGGTGTGCAGTGTGAAGCCTGTCATCAGTATATAACGGGGAGGGTTCTGGAG GCAGGCGATAAATACTACCACCCCAGCTGTGCACGATGCAGCCGGTGCAACCAGATGTTCACGGAGGGGGAGGAGATGTACCTGCAAG GCTCTACAGTGTGGCATCCAGACTGTAAGAGCAACATCAAAGTAGAAGAGAAGTACAGG CTTCTTCCTCCCTCTGTAACCTCACTGCACCAATCAGAAAGGCAG CCCACAAGGTCTTCGTCGGAGAGTATCTGTTCTCGGCCGGGTTCCAGCATCCCCGGCTCTCCTGGTCACACCATCTAT GCAAAAGTAGACAATGAGATCATTGATTACAAGGACCTAGCAGCCATCCCCCGAGTCAAGGCCATTTATGACATAGAACGTCCAGACATGATATCCTACGAGTCTCTGCACTCCACCTCCTCTACCCTGGAGAGACAGGGCAGACACAGCCCTGGAGAG TGCCAGAGTACTACAGGTGACCAATCCCCCAACAGAGGCCAtattaaa ACCATGCCGCAAGATGCCTCCCCCATGTCAGCTGAGACT TCACCAAGAACCCTGTCTCCCACCCCGTCTGCTGAG GGCTGTTATGACATTCGAGAACGCATCATGCAACGATCCACCAGCCAGGGCTCCATCAGCTCCCCGATGTACAGCCGACACAACTACATACCTACACTGTCTAAGACACCACAGCACTTCCACAGACCAG CAGGAATGCTGAAGCTCTGCTCCTCTTTGCGCTCTAGCAACAGTGACAACCGTCCCACTTCCCCTTTCCGACATCACTTCCTCCCCCATAACAAAG ATTCTTTCTGCATAG GCACTGAGCCATCAAGTGGCCGGAGTTCTCCCTTGTCCTCTCGCTCGGCCACCCCGACCCTCTTTCTGACCCCTAAACATTTCCACGTCCCAG ACCAAGGCATGAACATGTACAGAAAGCCACCAATCTACAAACAACATG ATTCAGCTGCACTCGCAGCCCAAAGCAAGTTTGCTGGTGACATCATCAAATCTTCCAAGTTCCCTGCTGCTCAAGCACCCCGACCGGATGAAACAGCAAAGATTGAGACTGACTACTGGCCCTGCCCTCCCTCCCTTGCAACCCTAG GTTCAGATATGAGGAGTCGCTCGcgagatgaagaggaggaggaacaaTTCAAACGAAGACAGCTCCAAGAAGATCATCTTAGCAAG ATCCAGTCTGGTCTTGGGAAGCTCATTTTGAaggaggagatggagaaggAAATGAACAAAGAGAGATATGCTCGCAGTGTGGCAGCCCAGCGGTACGAGCCTCAGCACTCCAACTATGCTGCAG ATCCCAACTCTCCCACGTCTAAAACCTCTTCACTGCCAGGATATGGACGCAACGGCCTTCTTCGG TCGACAGAATTCTCTCAGTATAACAGTTACGGGGATGTGTGTGGAGGTCAGAGAG ATTTCAAGGTACGTGAATGA